A DNA window from Trichosurus vulpecula isolate mTriVul1 chromosome 2, mTriVul1.pri, whole genome shotgun sequence contains the following coding sequences:
- the LOC118838611 gene encoding olfactory receptor 52B2-like, translated as MVNTNHTVFHPAVFVLLGIPGLETYHIWLSIPLCFIYATAVLGNSILILVIVTEHSLHEPMYTFLSMLAGTDILLSTTTVPKALAIFWFHARDITFDACVTQVFFVHVMFVGESAILLAMAFDRYVAICDPLRYAMILTSPVVGRMSLAIVTRSFCIIFPVIFLLKRLPFCRTNVIPHSYCEHIGVARLACADITVNIWYGFSIPIVMVITDVVLIAVSYTLILRAIFWMPSQDARHKALSTCGSHLCVILMFYVPSFFTLLTHRFGRNIPRHVHILLANLYVVVPPMLNPIVYGVKTKQIREAVVHFFMGIKKWFFSSSLG; from the coding sequence ATGGTGAACACCAATCACACTGTCTTCCACCCTGCTGTGTTTGTCTTGCTTGGCATCCCAGGCTTAGAGACATATCATATCTGGCTTTCCATCCCCTTATGCTTTATATATGCGACTGCAGTGCTGGGGAACAGTATTCTTATTCTGGTCATTGTTACTGAGCACAGCCTCCATGAGCCCATGTACACATTTCTTTCCATGCTGGCTGGCACTGACATCCTACTTTCCACTACCACTGTGCCCAAAGCCTTGGCCATCTTCTGGTTCCACGCACGGGACATCACCTTTGATGCTTGTGTGACCCAAGTTTTCTTTGTCCATGTGATGTTTGTGGGAGAATCAGCCATCTTGCTGGCCATGGCATTTGATCGCTATGTGGCCATTTGTGACCCACTGAGATATGCAATGATTCTGACATCACCTGTTGTGGGGAGGATGTCTTTAGCCATTGTTACACGGAGCTTCTGCATCATCTTCCCTGTCATCTTCCTGCTAAAGAGGCTTCCTTTCTGTAGGACCAATGTGATCCCCCATTCATATTGTGAGCACATTGGGGTGGCCCGACTGGCCTGTGCTGACATTACTGTCAATATATGGTATGGTTTCTCCATCCCCATTGTTATGGTGATCACCGATGTGGTGCTTATTGCAGTGTCCTATACCCTGATCCTCCGGGCCATCTTTTGGATGCCCTCTCAGGATGCCCGCCACAAAGCACTCAGCACCTGTGGCTCCCACCTTTGTGTCATCCTCATGTTTTATGTCCCATCCTTCTTCACTTTATTGACTCATCGCTTTGGGCGCAACATCCCACGCCATGTACACATTCTATTGGCAAACCTCTATGTGGTGGTGCCTCCCATGCTCAACCCAATCGTTTATGGGGTAAAGACGAAGCAGATCAGAGAGGCTGTGGTTCACTTTTTCATGGGGATCAAGAAGTGGTTTTTCTCATCCTCATTGGGCTGA
- the LOC118839140 gene encoding olfactory receptor 52B2-like has product MVNTNHTVFHPAVFILLGIPGLERYHIWLSIPLFFLYATAVLGNSVLILVIVMEHSLHEPMYMFLSMLAGTDILLSSTIAPKALTIFWFHARDITFDACMTQVFFVHITFVGESAILMVMAFDRYVAICAPLRYSTILTIPVVWRLALAIFLRSFCIIFPVIFLLKRLPFCRTNVIPHSYCEHIGVAKLACADITVNIWYGFSLPILTVLTDVVLIAVSYTLILRAIFWMPSQDARHKALNTCGSHLCVILIFYFPSFFTVLTHRFWRNFPRHVHILLANLYVVVPPMLNPIVYGVKMKQIREAIAHFFIESKKWFSSSSLG; this is encoded by the coding sequence ATGGTGAACACCAATCACACTGTCTTCCACCCTGCTGTGTTTATTCTGCTCGGCATACCAGGATTAGAAAGATACCATATCTGGCTTTCCATCCCCTTATTCTTTTTATATGCAACTGCAGTGCTGGGGAACAGTGTTCTGATTCTGGTCATTGTCATGGAACACAGCCTCCATGAACCCATGTACATGTTTCTCTCCATGTTGGCTGGCACTGACATCCTACTTTCCTCTACCATTGCACCCAAAGCCTTGACCATTTTCTGGTTTCATGCACGGGACATCACCTTTGATGCTTGTATGACCCAAGTCTTCTTTGTCCACATTACATTTGTGGGAGAATCAGCCATCTTGATGGTCATGGCATTTGATCGCTATGTAGCCATTTGTGCCCCGTTGAGATATTCAACGATACTGACAATACCTGTGGTATGGAGGCTAGCGTTAGCCATTTTCCTCCGAAGCTTCTGCATCATCTTCCCTGTCATCTTCCTGCTAAAGAGGCTACCCTTCTGTAGAACCAATGTAATCCCTCATTCATACTGTGAACACATTGGAGTGGCCAAACTGGCCTGTGCTGATATCACTGTCAATATATGGTATGgcttctctctccccattctaacAGTGCTCACTGATGTGGTGCTCATTGCAGTGTCCTATACCCTGATCCTCCGGGCCATCTTTTGGATGCCCTCTCAGGATGCCCGCCACAAGGCACTCAACACTTGTGGCTCTCATCTTTGTGTaattctcatattttattttccatcctTTTTCACTGTATTGACTCATCGTTTTTGGCGCAACTTCCCACGCCATGTACATATCCTACTGGCCAATCTCTATGTGGTGGTGCCTCCCATGCTCAACCCCATTGTTTATGGGGTGAAGATGAAACAGATAAGAGAGGCTATAGCTCATTTTTTCATAGAGAGCAAGAAGTGGTTTTCCTCATCCTCACTGGGCTAA